The Brevibacillus brevis genome contains a region encoding:
- a CDS encoding ArgE/DapE family deacylase: MNVTINRDELISLVQNLIRIDSVNPYLDDDGPGEKEIAAFIRDRLQAAGLEVHVTPINDTAVNVVGILRGTGGGKSLMLNGHMDTVSAKRMEIPPFEPTLADNKIYGRGSQDMKGSLGAMIAAVEAIAQAKVPLAGDVILTFVADEEYKSIGTEELVKAYKADAAICCEPSDLAIGVVHRGFAWVKCEVLGKAAHGSRPAEGIDAIVRAGRVLQELERLSDRLAQGAAHPILGAASVHASLIQGGTELSTYPDYCRIDWERRTLPGETEADVANEIEALLQKLRAEDETFQASAELSFLREPFEVALDEPVYIALQAACKSVMGKTPEVCGFSGWTDAALLQEAGIPTVLFGPVGAGLHSAVEYVEVDSLVDMSAILVETICDFCR; encoded by the coding sequence ATGAACGTGACGATCAATCGAGACGAACTGATTTCATTGGTGCAGAACTTAATCCGTATCGACTCCGTAAATCCATACCTCGATGACGATGGGCCAGGTGAAAAAGAGATTGCTGCTTTTATTCGAGATCGTTTACAGGCGGCAGGACTGGAGGTTCATGTTACGCCTATTAACGACACAGCGGTCAATGTCGTCGGGATTCTACGGGGAACAGGCGGCGGCAAATCCTTGATGCTCAATGGACATATGGATACGGTAAGCGCCAAGCGCATGGAGATTCCGCCGTTTGAGCCAACCCTTGCGGACAACAAAATTTACGGCAGAGGCAGTCAGGACATGAAGGGCAGTCTGGGGGCCATGATCGCCGCAGTAGAGGCGATCGCACAAGCAAAGGTTCCGTTGGCAGGAGATGTCATTTTGACTTTTGTCGCTGACGAGGAATATAAAAGCATCGGCACGGAGGAGTTGGTAAAGGCTTACAAAGCAGATGCGGCGATATGCTGTGAGCCTTCCGATCTGGCGATTGGCGTCGTTCACAGAGGATTTGCCTGGGTCAAATGTGAGGTGCTGGGCAAGGCAGCCCACGGAAGTCGTCCAGCAGAAGGGATTGATGCAATCGTTCGGGCGGGCAGGGTCCTGCAAGAGCTGGAGCGTCTCTCAGACAGATTGGCTCAAGGTGCGGCTCATCCGATACTCGGTGCGGCATCTGTCCATGCTTCACTCATTCAGGGCGGGACGGAGCTGTCCACCTACCCAGACTATTGCCGCATCGACTGGGAGAGAAGGACGTTGCCGGGCGAGACAGAGGCAGACGTGGCAAATGAAATAGAAGCATTACTACAGAAGCTGCGCGCTGAAGATGAGACGTTCCAAGCAAGTGCCGAGCTGTCATTTTTGCGGGAGCCGTTTGAAGTTGCGCTGGATGAACCTGTTTATATAGCTCTTCAGGCCGCGTGTAAGAGTGTGATGGGAAAAACACCCGAAGTATGCGGATTCTCGGGGTGGACGGATGCGGCATTATTGCAGGAGGCAGGAATTCCTACTGTCTTGTTTGGACCAGTGGGAGCCGGTCTGCATTCGGCAGTCGAATATGTAGAGGTAGATAGCTTGGTAGACATGAGTGCCATCTTGGTGGAGACGATTTGCGATTTTTGCCGGTAA
- a CDS encoding sigma-54-dependent Fis family transcriptional regulator → MPLREIQESVQQIASAVASVLRVEVEIADSQFLRIAGTGKTEAGVLRTMAGEDHIYRESLLAGHPVVIMHPGQDERCRPCMHYGNCTETGEICCPIQLDNENIGVIGLLAFDEEQRERLFADVDAILTYLQKMAELIAIKLKEHYLYVEQLHTVEKLRVVMDEMDKAMFLVDQDNRIIQANQRARQYLQLDHDDSQTAEWIDAIRCADTAQSAPKQIVLSIGQEDKTFLFAIKPILQAGTVKEWVITLDDVQEVVQIARQVSGYSEPDPFRVIGGNSPAIVQAKEVARRVAASDSTVLLQGESGTGKELFARAIHQSSPRRDEPFLSINCAAIPEHLMESELFGYEEGSFTGARKGGKPGLFEVAGKGTLFLDEIGDMPMHLQSKLLRVLQEKELYRIGGNGKAIPLAARIVAATHLDLQERVDAGVFRLDLYYRLHVIPIHLPSLRERREDILPLANDILLAHANRVGKKLHGFSQETQNVLFHHDWRGNVRELENVIEYAVNMEATSWVQPSSLPIRTGLLRDSPPHSVKESQGPFDWQKQGLTLKELERAAIDAAMQQIRDRNGRKEEAAALLGISRATLFRKLREYGLT, encoded by the coding sequence ATGCCCTTGCGAGAAATTCAAGAAAGTGTACAACAGATTGCTTCAGCAGTTGCATCCGTTCTGCGCGTAGAGGTAGAGATTGCGGACAGTCAGTTTTTGCGGATCGCAGGAACGGGAAAGACTGAGGCTGGCGTTTTGCGGACGATGGCAGGAGAGGATCATATATACCGGGAGTCATTGCTCGCTGGGCATCCTGTTGTGATCATGCATCCGGGGCAGGATGAGCGGTGCCGTCCTTGTATGCATTATGGAAATTGCACGGAGACGGGAGAGATTTGTTGCCCGATTCAATTAGACAATGAAAATATAGGTGTGATCGGCCTGCTCGCTTTCGATGAGGAGCAGCGCGAGCGGTTGTTTGCGGATGTAGATGCGATATTGACCTATCTGCAAAAAATGGCCGAGCTGATCGCCATTAAGCTAAAAGAGCACTACTTGTACGTCGAACAGTTGCATACGGTAGAAAAGCTACGTGTCGTCATGGATGAAATGGACAAAGCCATGTTTCTCGTCGATCAAGACAATCGGATCATTCAGGCGAACCAGCGTGCCCGTCAGTATTTGCAGCTCGATCACGACGACAGTCAAACGGCAGAATGGATAGATGCTATTCGCTGTGCAGATACCGCGCAGTCTGCGCCAAAGCAGATCGTTTTGTCCATCGGGCAGGAAGACAAGACATTTTTGTTTGCCATTAAGCCCATTCTACAGGCAGGAACGGTCAAAGAATGGGTGATTACGCTTGATGATGTACAGGAAGTCGTGCAAATCGCAAGGCAAGTGAGTGGGTACTCGGAGCCCGATCCTTTTCGGGTGATTGGTGGAAACAGTCCTGCGATTGTACAGGCGAAGGAAGTAGCAAGACGTGTGGCAGCCAGTGATTCGACTGTCCTGCTCCAAGGGGAAAGTGGAACCGGAAAGGAGCTTTTTGCCAGAGCCATTCATCAGTCAAGCCCGCGCCGTGACGAGCCGTTCCTTTCGATTAATTGCGCCGCAATTCCTGAGCATTTGATGGAAAGCGAGTTGTTCGGTTACGAGGAAGGCTCATTCACAGGAGCGCGAAAAGGTGGAAAACCGGGGTTGTTTGAGGTCGCAGGAAAAGGCACACTGTTCCTCGATGAAATCGGGGATATGCCTATGCATTTACAGAGCAAGCTGCTGCGCGTGTTGCAAGAAAAGGAACTGTACCGAATTGGAGGTAACGGCAAGGCCATACCTTTAGCAGCAAGGATCGTTGCAGCGACCCATCTGGATTTGCAGGAGCGGGTAGACGCGGGGGTGTTTCGGTTGGACCTGTACTATCGATTGCATGTGATTCCCATCCACTTGCCCTCGCTACGAGAACGTAGAGAGGATATACTGCCTTTGGCGAACGATATCCTTTTGGCGCATGCGAATCGGGTGGGGAAGAAGTTGCACGGCTTTTCCCAAGAGACGCAAAACGTCCTGTTTCATCACGACTGGAGAGGAAATGTCCGAGAGCTGGAAAATGTAATCGAGTACGCGGTCAATATGGAAGCAACCTCTTGGGTTCAGCCTTCGAGCTTGCCCATTCGAACGGGATTGCTGCGTGATTCTCCCCCGCATTCCGTTAAAGAAAGTCAGGGGCCATTCGACTGGCAAAAGCAAGGACTTACGCTGAAAGAACTGGAACGAGCAGCAATCGATGCCGCGATGCAACAAATCCGGGATAGAAACGGACGAAAAGAAGAAGCAGCTGCGCTATTAGGCATAAGCCGGGCAACGCTGTTTCGGAAACTGCGCGAGTACGGCCTCACCTGA
- the lepB gene encoding signal peptidase I — protein sequence MREVLGWIRSITFAVVFALVLGIFVFQPFKVDGHSMDPTLQDEQRIYVSKLSHTFSYLPDYGEIVVIDSRVERDRTLMDDIMGHPLVSLVTGQGDDHTMYVKRVIGRPGDVLEFKDNKVYRNGEALNEPYIKETMEYVADGKITVPADHVYVMGDNRNHSTDSRDIGFIPLDHVMGTMIENPLKK from the coding sequence ATGAGAGAAGTATTGGGATGGATTCGATCGATAACCTTTGCTGTCGTTTTCGCTCTTGTCCTCGGAATCTTTGTATTTCAGCCGTTCAAGGTTGATGGGCATTCCATGGACCCTACCTTACAAGACGAACAGCGCATATATGTGTCTAAACTATCACACACGTTTTCTTATTTGCCAGATTACGGCGAGATTGTCGTGATCGACAGTCGGGTAGAGCGAGACCGTACATTGATGGACGATATCATGGGGCATCCCTTGGTGTCGCTGGTCACAGGTCAAGGCGATGATCACACGATGTATGTCAAGCGGGTCATCGGAAGACCAGGCGACGTACTAGAGTTCAAAGACAACAAGGTGTATCGAAACGGTGAGGCATTGAACGAACCATACATCAAAGAAACGATGGAATATGTAGCGGACGGAAAGATCACGGTTCCAGCCGATCATGTTTATGTCATGGGAGATAACCGGAATCACAGCACAGATTCCCGCGATATTGGCTTTATTCCGCTGGATCATGTGATGGGAACCATGATCGAAAATCCTCTTAAGAAGTAA
- a CDS encoding helix-turn-helix domain-containing protein: MPSILIADRDQNERIGIGWLVSSYAIPYDKVHSAGTMEDVFEMMEAHTPEVLCIELDMIGRGQWDRLKLLVDQYRPTVVVTTSEATFERAMQGIGLFARDLWLKPQTPEYIRRILTRCCQERLDRKRMNEEKGRGSGSGDNRDVSYLDLFFPGHAQAKSYSLMLAQLEDPKRHPELLRFFEEYPFRDKPDLLPLGETIVGVFPVDAEVSSSWLNQIGKRLLMDWEANNDAPLFLVMYDARSHEQSLNETYAEASQALQVRFFKGYRQVTVVDNRVNWTMIDPFLTPAEQRTWVEMLDEGNREELKQWLYTHFFYKEEPYPEPGLLRIRLTSILAQVRRYMISRGLDSAPLEEEYHRVFETILYSPILYRIVVELLLFINQLLDEAHHPIDESRVDVVEQAIRYIEGRYTDPALRLEEVARYIDRSPSYFSTLLAQKQGSSFRQILTSLRVKEARRLLLETSLSVQEVAERCGFINANYFSKIFKEKTGTTPRLLRNQKKR; encoded by the coding sequence ATGCCCAGCATTTTGATAGCGGATCGGGACCAGAACGAACGAATCGGGATCGGATGGCTCGTCAGCAGCTATGCCATTCCGTATGACAAGGTACATAGTGCCGGGACCATGGAAGACGTTTTCGAAATGATGGAAGCGCATACACCGGAAGTGCTCTGTATTGAACTGGACATGATCGGGCGCGGGCAGTGGGACCGGCTGAAGCTGCTGGTGGATCAATATCGTCCAACCGTTGTGGTGACCACATCAGAGGCGACGTTTGAGCGGGCGATGCAGGGGATTGGACTTTTTGCACGCGATCTATGGCTGAAGCCACAGACACCGGAATACATCAGGAGAATCCTGACGAGATGCTGCCAGGAGCGCTTGGATCGGAAGCGAATGAACGAAGAGAAGGGAAGGGGATCGGGATCGGGCGATAACAGGGATGTCTCGTATCTTGACCTGTTTTTTCCCGGGCATGCACAAGCCAAGTCCTATTCGCTCATGCTGGCTCAACTGGAAGATCCGAAGCGGCATCCGGAGCTGCTGCGCTTTTTTGAGGAATATCCGTTTCGCGACAAGCCCGATCTTTTGCCGCTAGGGGAGACGATTGTGGGGGTTTTTCCAGTGGATGCGGAGGTCTCGTCTTCTTGGCTCAACCAAATTGGCAAGCGTTTGCTGATGGACTGGGAAGCAAACAATGATGCGCCACTCTTTTTGGTCATGTATGACGCAAGGAGCCACGAACAGAGCTTGAACGAAACGTATGCGGAAGCGAGCCAAGCCCTGCAAGTCCGCTTTTTCAAAGGATATCGGCAAGTGACGGTCGTGGATAATCGCGTGAATTGGACCATGATTGACCCATTTTTGACACCTGCCGAACAGCGCACGTGGGTTGAAATGCTGGATGAAGGCAATCGGGAAGAGTTGAAGCAGTGGCTGTATACTCATTTCTTTTACAAGGAAGAGCCCTACCCGGAGCCGGGACTGTTGCGTATTCGGCTGACGAGTATTTTGGCCCAAGTCAGGCGCTACATGATATCACGAGGTCTTGATTCCGCCCCTTTGGAAGAGGAGTATCACCGGGTTTTCGAAACGATTCTGTACTCGCCGATCTTGTATCGGATCGTAGTGGAACTGCTGCTATTTATCAATCAACTGCTCGATGAGGCACATCATCCTATCGACGAGTCCCGTGTAGATGTCGTGGAACAGGCGATTCGCTATATAGAAGGGCGTTACACCGATCCTGCACTACGCCTGGAGGAGGTTGCACGGTATATCGACCGCAGTCCTTCCTATTTCAGTACGCTGCTCGCGCAAAAGCAAGGAAGCTCTTTTCGCCAAATACTCACATCGTTGCGGGTAAAAGAAGCACGCCGATTGCTTCTTGAGACATCCCTGTCTGTCCAAGAGGTGGCAGAGCGATGTGGATTCATTAACGCCAATTATTTCAGTAAAATTTTTAAGGAAAAGACAGGGACAACTCCACGTTTGTTACGAAATCAAAAGAAAAGATAG